Genomic segment of Rhodocaloribacter litoris:
CAGGGCGGCAGGGGGTTGGCCGGCCCGTCGTCCGAGGGGAAGGCGTCGGGATCCGAGGCGAGCGTGCGGGAGAGGACGAGCGTGCCCGCCCCCAGGACGGCCAGGAGGAGGACGGCGCGAGCGAGCCGGCGCATGGCGTCACTCGACGGTGGTTTGCAGGCCCCGGGCGTCGTTGTACTTCGAGGGGCACTTCACCAGGATGTTCTCCGCCACGAACACGTCGCCCTGTGCGTAGCCGTCGATCACCAGGCGCTCGGCGTCCTCGAAGTTGGCGGGCTTCGGGTTCGCATAGCGCACCTGCCGCACGTTGCCCAGTTCGTCGCGCATGTAGAACGAGAACACGTTGGCGGCGGGGTCATAGGTGGCCGGCTGCTCTTTGACCCACTGTCCGACCACATGCGCCTTCGAGCCGGTCTCGGCCGCCCGGGCAAAGTCCATGTACCCGCCGACCTGCTGGCCGAAGTTCAGAAAGAGCACCGAGGTGAAGCCGATGAGGAGGACCAGGCCGATGATCGTCTTCTTGTTCATGACGGGGCGTGGATTATAGGCTGCGTGGTTCGTCGTGCGTGGTGCGTACAGGGTTGCGCTTTACGCACGACGCACGAC
This window contains:
- a CDS encoding cytochrome c maturation protein CcmE, producing the protein MNKKTIIGLVLLIGFTSVLFLNFGQQVGGYMDFARAAETGSKAHVVGQWVKEQPATYDPAANVFSFYMRDELGNVRQVRYANPKPANFEDAERLVIDGYAQGDVFVAENILVKCPSKYNDARGLQTTVE